Genomic window (Kangiella profundi):
AGCCTACCTGTTTAATGGATTTCAATACGGCAGGAGAAAGCCCCAGTTCGTCAAAACTGGTGATCGTTTGATTTTGTGTCATCAGTGTTACCTATAAAAAAACATGAAGAGCGAATTTGCTCGAATAAGCGTAGGCCACCTGAAAACCCAATTTCAAAAGATACAACAATCGCGGAATAATCGTAGAAAGGATGTACTGAACTGACCACTTGCTTAACGGGGGCGATTATACACATTATTCAAGCTGGGTGTTAGTTCTATCGCTAAAGAGGCCAATATTAAATGCAATTGCTTTCTACCAGACAATCTGACATTCTTTGGAAAAAACCAAAGCTAGGACATCAGAATGAAATTTTTGGGGATGATATTAAGTATCGCGTTACTCGCTGGTTGCTGGTCACAGGATGAAATGTTACGTATCCAGAAGAATGGCGACACGACAATGGCAATCATTGTTATGCCAGACTGGGAGTTTACTACTCAAGAAGAAGTGAGTTCTAAAGCTGCCAGCTATGAAGAAGAGATGAGAAAGGCTGGTTGGAGAATACAGAAAAGCAGCGAGTCGTATTCTGATGGTTCATATGACCTGCACTATATTCTCAGCGGTAATTTACACAAAGTTGGCACCAAAACTTCTTTTTATGAAATTCACTCCCGTAATGGTCGTGAGATACAAATCAGGTTCTTGACACCACGCATCGATGAGGAAAGAGTTTATCGCAAGCTTTATTTTGATTACTCGATTGCCAATACTGCTACGGTGTTTGACAGCAATAAAAGCCTGGTACAGGAAGTTGGTACTGTCAATGAGGACGACCGTTATACTATTTCACTGTGATTACAAGAAAGCCGGCCTGCTCACCATTTGTAATCGGCCGGCTTATTTTGAGCGATGAGCTTTACTGTTTATAGATTTTACCGTCTTTCATTACAAACTGAATATTTTGTAAAAGGGTAATATCTTCAGCCGGATTTCCGTCCACTGCAATAATGTCGGCTAACTTACCTTCTGCAATCACTCCAATCTGATCATTTCCAAGTAATTCAGCTGAAGTTACAGTTGCGCTTTGAATGGCCGCCATGGCAGGCATGCCGGCTTCAACCATGTAGACAAATTCTTTGGCATTATCACCATGTGCTGATACACCACTGTCGGTACCAAAAGCAATTTTGACACCATAGTCGTAGGCTTCTGCGAACGTATTCTGTATTTGAGGGCCCACTGCACGCGCTTTGGGACGAACGATTTCTGGGAAAAAGCCATCAATTTCAGCTTTTTCGGCAACAAACTTACCAGCGATAACCGTTGGCACATAATAGGTACCGTGTTTTTTCATGGCTCGCATGACTTCTTTATCCATGTAGGTACCATGCTCAATACTGGTGATTCCGGCTTCAATCGCACGTAACATGCCTTCTTTTCCGTGGGCGTGCGCGGCTACATGCATACCATAGTCGTTTGCGGTATCAATAATGGCTTTAAGCTCTGCAACGGTAAACTGTGGATTCTGACCACTTTTAGCAAGACTCAGGACACCGCCAGTTGCAGTAACCTTGATAAAATCAGCGCCTTCCTTATAACGCTGACGAACTGCTTTCTTGGCATCATCTACACTGTTTACCACCCCTTGTTTCGGACCAGGGTCACCCATCAAATCGGCATTGACGCCGTTGGTCGGGTCCGCATGACCTCCTGTTGAAGCGATCGACTTACCTGCTGAATAAATACGTGGCCCAGATACCCAGCCCTGATTAATGGCATTGCGAAGTGAAATGGTCACATTGTAGCTATCGCCAGGATTGCGAACAGTGGTGAAGCCTGCGAGTAAAGTACGCATGCCATATTCATGGGCGCGGTAAGCAAGATCTGCAGGGTTTAAGGTAAATCCCTCAACATAAGCCGTAGGGCTCATTTCTCCATCCAGATGGACGTGCATGTCCATCAAGCCTGGTAGGCAGGTTTTTTCACTAAGGTCTATTAATGAGGCACTGGCAGGTTTGTTAGTGGTTACCTCGGTAATCTTGTTACCGCTAATTTTTATATAGTGTTGGCCCAGGACTTCGCCTTCCTGTGTGTCAATCAAGTTGCCACAATGGAGCCATTGCTCCGCTGCACTTTCATCTGCAGCAAAGCTTGAAC
Coding sequences:
- a CDS encoding metal-dependent hydrolase family protein translates to MKISKTALALTTLLASLPLSSSFAADESAAEQWLHCGNLIDTQEGEVLGQHYIKISGNKITEVTTNKPASASLIDLSEKTCLPGLMDMHVHLDGEMSPTAYVEGFTLNPADLAYRAHEYGMRTLLAGFTTVRNPGDSYNVTISLRNAINQGWVSGPRIYSAGKSIASTGGHADPTNGVNADLMGDPGPKQGVVNSVDDAKKAVRQRYKEGADFIKVTATGGVLSLAKSGQNPQFTVAELKAIIDTANDYGMHVAAHAHGKEGMLRAIEAGITSIEHGTYMDKEVMRAMKKHGTYYVPTVIAGKFVAEKAEIDGFFPEIVRPKARAVGPQIQNTFAEAYDYGVKIAFGTDSGVSAHGDNAKEFVYMVEAGMPAMAAIQSATVTSAELLGNDQIGVIAEGKLADIIAVDGNPAEDITLLQNIQFVMKDGKIYKQ